In a genomic window of Rhododendron vialii isolate Sample 1 chromosome 12a, ASM3025357v1:
- the LOC131310981 gene encoding heparanase-like protein 1: protein MGFRLLLLLFLASLSAIWAQNVEDDVIIVNGTEAIASTDTNYICATIDWWPHDKCNYDQCPWGSSSIINLDLSHPLLAKAVQAFERLRIRVGGSLEDKVLYDVGTLSSPCQPFTKMVGGLFGFSKGCLHMDRWDEVNHFFNKTGVIVTFGLNALYGRHEIRKGVWGGDWNSSNVNDFIKYTISKGHQIDSWEFGNELSGTGIGASVGAGQYARDLIKLRAIIDESYKNFNPKPLLVAPGGFYNKEWYNKLLQVTGPLVVNAVTHHVYNLGAGVDPRLVSKILDPHHLNKISETFSSLEETVQTYGPWASAWVGESGGAFNSGGHNVSNTFVNSFWYLDQLGMAAKFDTKVYCRQTLIGGNYGLLDTTTFVPKPDYYSALLWHRLMGKEVIAVDTSASPYLRSYAHCSKGRDGITLLLINLSNQTEFKLTVQNSMNIGLNMDEKTNTNRKSFIHGLKRVVSWVGSKSSGQSFFREEYHLTPMDGELQSKTMLLNGKPLQLADSGDIPNLDPVLIDVNSPMSVPPLSIKFVVVPTFDASGCK, encoded by the exons ATGGGTTTTCGCCTATTATTGCTTCTCTTTCTGGCATCTCTTTCTGCAATTTGGGCTCAAAATGTTGAAGATGACGTGATTATAGTCAATGGAACTGAAGCAATTGCTAGTACAGATACTAACTATATCTGTGCAACAATTGATTGGTGGCCTCATGATAAGTGTAACTACGACCAATGCCCATGGGGATCTTCATCCATTATAAATCTG GACTTATCCCATCCTCTTCTTGCCAAGGCTGTCCAAG CTTTCGAGCGTTTGAGAATAAGAGTGGGAGGATCTTTGGAAGACAAAGTTTTGTATGATGTAGGAACTTTGAGTTCCCCTTGCCAGCCATTTACAAAAATGGTAGGTGGGCTGTTTGGATTTTCAAAGGGATGCTTACATATGGATAGGTGGGATGAAGTGAACCACTTTTTCAACAAGACAGG TGTAATTGTGACGTTTGGCTTGAATGCACTATATGGGAGGCATGAGATAAGAAAGGGAGTCTGGGGAGGAGATTGGAACTCCAGTAACGTAAATGATTTCATAAAATACACTATTTCCAAGGGTCACCAGATAGATTCATGGGAATTTG GTAATGAGTTAAGTGGCACAGGTATTGGTGCAAGTGTTGGGGCTGGACAATATGCAAGAGACTTGATCAAGCTTAGAGCTATTATCGATGAGTCGTATAAGAACTTCAACCCAAAACCTTTACTTGTGGCTCCTGGAGGGTTTTATAATAAGGAGTGGTACAATAAGCTCCTTCAGGTTACAGGTCCACTTGTGGTCAACGCTGTGACGCATCATGTGTACAATTTGGGTGCAG GAGTGGATCCTAGGCTTGTGAGTAAAATTTTGGATCCCCATCATTTGAACAAGATATCAGAAACATTCAGCAGTCTTGAAGAAACCGTTCAAACATATGGCCCTTGGGCTTCTGCTTGGGTTGGAGAATCTGGTGGGGCATTCAACAGTGGTGGTCATAACGTATCTAACACCTTTGTCAACAGCTTTTG GTATTTGGATCAGCTTGGAATGGCAGCCAAGTTTGACACTAAAGTATATTGCAGACAGACATTAATTGGTGGAAACTATGGTCTTCTTGACACAACCACATTTGTGCCCAAGCCTGATTATTATAG CGCACTTTTGTGGCATCGGCTAATGGGAAAAGAAGTTATTGCCGTTGATACCAGTGCTTCACCATATTTGCGCTCATATGCTCATTGTTCAAAAGGAAGA GACGGCATTACTCTACTTCTGATCAATTTAAGCAACCAAACCGAGTTCAAGCTCACAGTTCAAAACAGTATGAACATCGGTTTAAACATGGACGAGAAGACCAACACCAACAGAAAGTCCTTCATACACGGCCTAAAGAGAGTTGTGTCGTGGGTTGGAAGCAAATCATCAGGCCAATCATTCTTCAGAGAAGAGTATCATCTAACTCCTATGGATGGTGAATTACAAAGCAAAACCATGTTACTAAATGGAAAACCGTTGCAGCTTGCTGATAGTGGAGACATTCCTAATTTAGACCCAGTTCTCATCGATGTAAATTCTCCGATGTCTGTTCCTCCTTTGTCTATTAAGTTCGTAGTAGTTCCAACTTTTGATGCTTCTGGTTGCAAGTGA
- the LOC131311038 gene encoding remorin isoform X1: MAPHDYDFSYEIEFSTAIAAAAFVIHSVEEADLESENKLRDGTRASMGRVKTRKDDPSMPPESRQISSKEAEGAGEDAMPREPARWAGSNQLERTTRRSPDAKTDAWEKSAMAKLVKRHEKVNSSIIAWEKEKKMKAKVDMERQKRELEQRKAINLLHYQNETARIDHIARGARAQSEDKRRKEESQVRERAKKRIRSKGKVPFGRCFCF, from the exons ATGGCTCCTCATGATTATGACTTCTCTTATGAGATCGAGTTCTCGACGGCAATAGCTGCTGCTGCATTTGTTATCCATTCAGTTGAAGAGGCCGACTTGGAATCCGAAAACAAGTTGAGAGATGGCACCAGAGCATCCATGGGCAGGGTAAAGACTAGAAAAGATGACCCGTCTATGCCGCCGGAATCCAGACAAATTTCCAGCAAGGAAGCAGAAGGTGCTG GCGAGGATGCGATGCCGAGAGAACCCGCAAGATGGGCGGGTTCTAATCAATTAGAAAGAACAACAAGACGAAGTCCGGATGCCAAGACCGATGCGTGGGAGAAATCTGCCATGGCTAAGCTTGTAAAACG GCATGAGAAGGTGAACTCTAGCATCATTGCttgggagaaggagaagaagatgaaagcCAAAGTAGACATGGAAAGGCAAAAG AGGGAACTGGAGCAGAGAAAGGCAATAAATCTGCtacattatcagaacgaaacgGCAAGGATAGATCACATTGCAAGAGGGGCGCGAGCGCAGTCAGAAGACAAGAGGAGAAAGGAAGAGTCtcaggtgagagagagagcaaagaaGAGGATTAGATCCAAAGGAAAGGTTCCTTTTGGTAGATGTTTCTGTTTTTGA
- the LOC131311038 gene encoding remorin isoform X2: MAPHDYDFSYEIEFSTAIAAAAFVIHSVEEADLESENKLRDGTRASMGRVKTRKDDPSMPPESRQISSKEAEGEDAMPREPARWAGSNQLERTTRRSPDAKTDAWEKSAMAKLVKRHEKVNSSIIAWEKEKKMKAKVDMERQKRELEQRKAINLLHYQNETARIDHIARGARAQSEDKRRKEESQVRERAKKRIRSKGKVPFGRCFCF, from the exons ATGGCTCCTCATGATTATGACTTCTCTTATGAGATCGAGTTCTCGACGGCAATAGCTGCTGCTGCATTTGTTATCCATTCAGTTGAAGAGGCCGACTTGGAATCCGAAAACAAGTTGAGAGATGGCACCAGAGCATCCATGGGCAGGGTAAAGACTAGAAAAGATGACCCGTCTATGCCGCCGGAATCCAGACAAATTTCCAGCAAGGAAGCAGAAG GCGAGGATGCGATGCCGAGAGAACCCGCAAGATGGGCGGGTTCTAATCAATTAGAAAGAACAACAAGACGAAGTCCGGATGCCAAGACCGATGCGTGGGAGAAATCTGCCATGGCTAAGCTTGTAAAACG GCATGAGAAGGTGAACTCTAGCATCATTGCttgggagaaggagaagaagatgaaagcCAAAGTAGACATGGAAAGGCAAAAG AGGGAACTGGAGCAGAGAAAGGCAATAAATCTGCtacattatcagaacgaaacgGCAAGGATAGATCACATTGCAAGAGGGGCGCGAGCGCAGTCAGAAGACAAGAGGAGAAAGGAAGAGTCtcaggtgagagagagagcaaagaaGAGGATTAGATCCAAAGGAAAGGTTCCTTTTGGTAGATGTTTCTGTTTTTGA
- the LOC131310989 gene encoding transcription factor PIF7-like, whose protein sequence is MCERERERERERERERGVKLREHIKYMMSECMVPNWKERHQRQEQVVVVVEGGGGNRSSHVQYSQSQIQPHHYQNTTVPIMPNYEVAELTWQNGQLAMNGLSSSGLLPTGPTKPTWNRAGDTLESVVHQATWPNQNLYPPLPKHDHNPANVSSVVGSTIVKRAETLGRMHVGPKRVRSETDQCGGSFGSSIQEERSACAAASATFCKENDATMVTWASFESPRNLKTKTTDEDSAGDLDGSENLEDQERETTRGETGRSHSTRRIRAAAVHNQSERRRRDRINQKMRALQKLVPNASKTDKASMLDEVIEYLKQLQAQVHLMSSATRNNMPQMMTPAALGLHHQQQIQMSLLARMGMGMGVGLGMGIGMGPTFLPPPHPFVVPPMIPNHNLSQATTDTAAVRSSVAFNNPYCTFLGQPINMDLYNKMAAIYQQQVNHSSLQTSSPFPSTHVQGGKEHLT, encoded by the exons atgtgtgagagagagagagagagagagagagagagagagagagagagaggagtcaAATTAAGGGAGCATATAAAGTATATGATGAGTGAGTGTATGGTGCCTAATTGGAAAGAGAGGCACCAAAGACAAGAgcaagtagtagtagtagttgaaGGAGGAGGGGGGAACAGATCCTCTCACGTGCAGTACTCCCAGTCCCAGATTCAGCCACACCACTATCAAAATACTACTGTCCCCATAAT GCCCAATTACGAAGTTGCAGAGCTAACATGGCAAAATGGCCAACTAGCTATGAATGGGCTAAGTTCCAGTGGGCTCCTTCCCACCGGCCCAACAAAGCCCACATGGAATCGGGCCGGCGACACACTGGAGTCCGTTGTCCACCAAGCTACATGGCCCAACCAAAACTTATATCCACCACTGCCCAAACATGATCATAATCCGGCGAACGTGAGCTCGGTCGTCGGATCCACCATCGTAAAACGGGCCGAAACATTGGGCCGAATGCACGTTGGCCCGAAACGGGTGCGGTCCGAAACCGATCAATGTGGTGGAAGTTTTGGCAGTAGTATTCAAGAGGAGAGGAGCGCTTGTGCTGCTGCTAGTGCAACATTTTGCAAAGAAAATGATGCAACCATGGTGACATGGGCCTCTTTCGAGTCCCCCCGGAACCTGAAGACCAAAACGACGGATGAGGATTCGGCTGGTGATCTTGATGGATCG GAAAATCTGGAGGATCAAGAAAGGGAAACAACAAGAGGGGAAACAGGCAGGTCCCACTCCACACGGCGAATCCGAGCTGCTGCTGTTCACAATCAGTCAGAGAGG AGACGTAGAGACCGGATCAATCAGAAAATGAGAGCTCTGCAGAAGCTGGTGCCAAATGCAAGTAAG ACTGATAAAGCCTCAATGCTAGATGAGGTGATAGAGTACTTAAAGCAACTCCAAGCACAAGTTCATCTAATGAGCAGTGCAACAAGAAACAACATGCCCCAAATGATGACGCCGGCAGCTCTGGGGTTGCATCACCAGCAGCAGATTCAGATGTCACTCCTAGCTCGTATGGGCATGGGGATGGGTGTTGGTCTTGGCATGGGAATTGGAATGGGGCCCACATTTCTTCCCCCTCCTCATCCCTTTGTGGTGCCTCCCATGATTCCAAACCACAATCTGTCACAAGCAACAACAGATACTGCAGCTGTTAGAAGTTCAGTTGCCTTCAACAATCCATATTGCACTTTCCTAGGACAG CCTATTAATATGGACCTCTACAACAAGATGGCAGCAATCTACCAGCAACAAGTCAATCATAGCTCACTACAAACAAGCAGCCCTTTTCCATCAACACATGTTCAAGGGGGAAAGGAACACCTTACATGA